The nucleotide sequence TTTAGAGTCGTTTTGCGCCACCTTAAACCACAGAACTGGAACCTCGTTGCTGCGATCGATCAAATAAACACTGCCAGCATCACTGAAGGTAATTTCCCGGCTTTTGGTTAAAATGAGCGCCAGTAACTCACCTAGATCATGGGTACTGGAAAGCGCTGTACCAATTGCCAGTAGCTGCTCAATTAATTCAGCCCGTTCGCTTGATTCCTGAGAAAAGTCCCGGTCATCCATCATGACTAAACCTCAGAACGGCGCATAACAGCTATCCCGGAATTCACTCAGCCGTTTTCCCTTTAAGTCCGCTTACTACTCTAACCCACCTGCTACTGAAATAGTTGAACAAAAGTTTGTAGAAATTTATACATAAACCTTCAGCCAATTGACGACCAAAAATATCCTGAATCAAGATATAGTTTTTCTGTATCAAGAGATATATTGAAGTATGAGGTACCTCACTATGCCTCACGCCCTTGAAAAGGGCTTGCTTCAATCATATCTACTCAAATAAAACTATCCGCTCCTGCCAGGAAGCCTCAGAGAATTAAGGCACCTCGACAGGAGCGGTCTAGGGGGTCTTCAAACTAAAACTAGACTGCCGGAAGGAACTTCGAACCAGCCCTTACCTGAAAGCAACCCAGATGGGCTACGGCTGATTGTTAGAGAACAGCCCCGGCACACAGCCAGCTAATTTCAGTTTGATGACCCAGGCGTTTACTACTATCTTGCATGGGCATCACCTCCTTGTTGCCTGAACGGTCGTAATCTCAAGAGGTTAAATGGGTGATTTCAATCAACCTTTGTCTAAGATAGCATATTCGTCCTATTTTGGTGAAGATCAGCACACTCTGATCCGAAAAGGACCTTGCATCCGTGAAAACCGCTGTAGCCAATCGTCAAAAATCTTTGTTAGGATGCACTGAGCTTTTCAGGAAAAGGATTTCAGCTCAATGGATCGTCGCACGTTTGTCACATGGGTTGGCATGGGTTGGCTTGCCAGTTGCTTACCTGTGGCGCTTGCTGCCTGCTCCAGTACCACCGAGGATGGATTTCACATTGTTGGTTCGGCAGCGGATCTCGATCAGAAAGGACAACTGACCTATCGGAGATTTGGGGCTGAAACGGTTGTCGTTGTACGGGATCCAAACCAATCGGAGACTCTCTTTGCAGTTACTCCAAAGTGTACCCACCAGGGTTGTGACCTCCAGTGGCAGAGCGATCAAAAAGCCTTCGTTTGCCCCTGTCACGGAGCACGCTTCAATGCGGATGGTAAAGTGGCAAAGGGTCCGGCAGGAGAGGCCCTAAAGACTCACCCGGTTAGAATCCAGGATGATTCTGTTCAGGTCAAAGTTTAAGTCGGGTTCCAGCAGGAAAATTTTGATGGGTCGCAAACCTTCAAAAATTTATAGCGTTTTTCAATTGAGTAAAGTACGGGAGTGTGAAGTACAGTGGGGTGCTCCGCACCCCACTGTACTTCACATCCTTGAAAAGAGCTATAACTCTGGTCAATTTGAAGAAAAAAGCCCCCGTCAGTAAACGGGGGCTTGCCTTAGAAGGCGTAAATACCCTGTCTGTAAACTACTCTTTCTTAAAGAGCGTTACCACGAGGTAGAACCTCCTCAGGGAAGATAAACTTTTCATGGGGCTGATCCTGAGGTGCCATCCAGGCGCGGATGCCCTCATTCAGCAGAATGTTCTTCGTGTAGAACGTTTCAAATTCAGGGTCTTCGGCAGCCCGCAATTCCTGCGACACAAAGTCGTATGCCCGCAGGTTCAGCGCCAGACCCACAATGCCCACACTCGCCATCCACAACCCGGTCACGGGCACAAACAGCATGAAGAAGTGCAGCCACCGTTTGTTGGAAAAGGCAATCCCAAAAATCTGGGACCAGAAGCGGTTGGCCGTCACCATCGAATAGGTTTCTTCCGACTGGGTTGGCTCGAAGGCCCGGAACGTGTTGGCTTGCTCGCTGTCCTGGAACAGAGTGTTCTCCACGGTCGCACCGTGAATCGCACATAGCAGTGCTCCCCCCAGAATCCCCGCCACACCCATCATGTGGAATGGATTCAGGGTGAAGTTGTGGAACCCTTGCACGAACAGGATGAACCGGAAAATCCCCGCTACCCCAAAGCTGGGCGCAAAGAACCAGCTCGATTGTCCCAGCGGGTACATCAGAAACACGCTGACAAAGACCGCGATCGGGCCGGTGAAGGCGATCGCGTTGTAGGGGCGAATCCCCACCAGGCGAGCAATCTCTATCTGGCGCAGACAGAAGCCAATCAGACCAAAGGCTCCGTGCAGAGCCACAAAGGTCCATAGGCCCCCAATCTGACACCAGCGGGTGAAGTCCCCTTGCGCTTCTGGTCCCCACAGAAACAGCAGGGAGTGTCCGAAGCTATCCGCCGGGGTGGAGACCGCAACGGTCAAAAAGTTGCAGCCTTCCAGATAAGAAGAGGCCAGTCCGTGGGTATACCAGGAAGTGACAAAGGTGGTGCCAGTCAGCCAGCCGCCCAACGCCAGGTAAGCGCAGGGGAACAGCAGCAGACCGGACCAGCCGATGAAGACGAAGCGATCGCGCTTCAGCCAGTCGTCGAGAACGTCGAACCATCCTCGATCAGCAGGCGCACGTCCGACTGCGGTGATCATGGGCGAAAACTCCAGATAGTTAAATATGAGGACTGAAAAACTGTAACTCTCTACAAATCCATTCGTCGCCATGAATTCAGATATAGTCCTTTTTCAGGGTGTGAGGTAGAGGAAAGGGATGAAACACCCACTGTACCTCAGACTCCCATCTCTCACTCAATGGAGAAGGACTATAGATAAATTCAAACAATCGGCTGAAATGTGAGTAGAGTTTACGTTTCTTTACCGTCCCTCAATTATAGGGACATCTCTTAGAATTTGCCAGACAGATCCTTAACAGAAGTTAAAGTTATGGGAACTGGCGGCTTGCTAACTAAGACAGTTCCTGGCTTCCTGAGCAATCTGCGCCATCTCATCCTGAGCCAGGACTTCAAGTGCAGGGCGAGAATCCGGTCCCCCCAAACGACAGAGTGCCTGAGTCACCCGGTAGCGAATTTGCCAGTCTGGATTGGTTGCCAACGGAGTCAGTAATCGCACAGCACGCTCATCACCCAATTCTCCGAGGGAGCCGATCGCCGCTGTTTGCAGCAATTCATTGCCTGAATTCAGGGCTTCTTCCAGCAGGGGAAATGCCCGAATGTCCCCTAATTCTCCTAGAGCCGCAATAATACTGAATTGAACCAGCCATTCAGACGTGGAGGTGTAAAGCGTCTGCAAATCGTCAAAGGCATCTTTCAATTTGAGTGCCGCCATCGCATCGGCGGCGGCGGCCTGAACATCGGGTTCAGAATCGCTCAAACGCCCCCGCAGGAGAGCAGTTGTCTGCGCCAGATCCTGATGCCCCAGGGCAGATAGCTGGCTGACGGCAGCATAACGAACACGAGGGTTACTGTCTCTGGCTGCCATCTGGATTAGTTGAAAACCGTCTTCCGGAGGCAGTTGACGGATCTGATTGACTGCCCGCAAGCGATCGCCAAAGTCTTGTGAATTCAATAATTCTTTAACAGATTCAGGGGTGATGCTCATGTCGATTGCTCCGATGCCATTGCCCGCACAATATCACCACGGGTCAAAATTCCTACCACATGCCGTGTTGAGTCTAAAACTGGAAGACGATGGACACCGCCTTCGTGCATCAAGCGGGCAGCTTCCTGCAAGGACTGGTTGGGTGTAATTGTGGTTGGATTCCGGGTCATGACCTCGCCCACGGTTTCCCCCAACGCTTTATGCAAATCCCGCTCATAGCGGGCAGGGTTTTCCAGATAAATCACACTATCCAACAGCATGATGTATGCCGGAGGCGTGACCCCCGATTCTCGCCACATCAAGTCTGTCTCCGAAATAACGCCGACCAATTTACCATCCGCATCCACAACCGGCAAACCGCTAATGCGACGCTCTGCCAGAGTGCGAATTACGTCTGTCAGTGGGGTATCGGGGTTGACCGTAATTGGATCACGGGTCATAACATCCCCAACAGTTTTGGGCATGCTCAACAGCTATCCCTCATGAAACGTCCAAGTTCATTGTAGGGAATTGCGGGGATCCGCCAAGTTGGATTTATCAGGATGTTACAGAAGGGTAGGGCTGAGTAGCCGTATGAGTTGAAAGGCTTCAATTGGTGGCTAATGAGTCAGGATGGCTGCAACAAAGTATGCCTGAGTATGCCTAAAATTTCCTCGTCCACTCCTGCCAGCGTTCAACCACCACCTTTGTCTGGGTAAAAAACTCAACTGCCTGCTGCCCCTGTCCATGCAGGTCACCAAAGAAGCTATCTTTCCAGCCACTGAAGGGGAAGAACGCCATTGGGGCGGCAACCCCAATATTGATTCCAATATTTCCGGCTTCAGCCTCATAGCGGAACTGGCGGGCGGCGGCTCCACTGCTGGTGAATAAACATGCCATATTGCCATAGTGTCCCTGATTAATCAGGGCGATCGCCGCCTCAAGGGTGTCCAAATGAATCAGACTGAGCACAGGACCGAAGATTTCTGTCTGGGCAATTTTGCCAGTCGGGTCAATGTCTTGCAGGATGGTAGGACGAACGAAATAGCCATTTTCATAGCCAGCAATCTGGGGCTGACGACCATCGACCAGCACTTTTGCCCCCTCCTCAACTCCTTGTTGAATCAGGGCTTCGATCCGACTCCGGCTCTGGGCGGTGATCACTGGACCCATCTGGACGCCTGCCTCCAGCCCATAGCCCACGATGCGAGACCGGGCAGTGTCAGCGATCGCCTCTGTAAAAGTTTGGCGGGCTTCTCCAACGGTGATGGCAACCGAGGCAGCAAGGCAGCGCTGCCCGGCACAACCAAAGGCACTGTCTGCCATAATCCGGGTTGTCATGGCAATATCAGCATCGGGTAGCACAATCACTGGATTTTTTGCCCCACCCTGACACTGGGCACGTTTGCCATTGGCAGCGGCACGACTGTAGATGTAACGGGCAACAGGCGTAGAACCAACAAAGCTAATTGCCCGGATCAGGGGGTGTTCCAGAATCGCATCAACGGCTTCTGTTGTGCCATTGACCAGATTGACCACACCTTTGGGTAGCCCTGTTTGCTCCAGTAGATGCATGATGGTTTGCAGCGTCAATGGCACCTTCTCCGACGGTTTGATGATGTAGGTGTTGCCACAGGCGATCGCATAGGGCATGAACCAGAAAGGAATCATTCCCGGAAAGTTAAAGGGACAGATTGCGGCTGCCACCCCTACCGGCTGTCGTATCATAAATTCATCAATGCCCCTGGCAATATCCTCTGAGTTGTAGCCCTGTATCAGAGTCGGCATCCCACAGGCGACCTCCACATTTTCAATCGCCCGCCGCACTTCTCCCCTTGACTCTGCCAGAGTTTTGCCACACTCCTGGGTAATGGTACGTGCCAGATCCTCCAGATGGTTTTCCAGCAAAACCTTAAGTTTGAACAGGTATTGAATGCGATCGCCCGCCGGAGTCCGACGCCAGTTCACAAATGCCTGGGCGGCTGCCTGAGCCGCCCGGTCTACCTCCCCCGCAGTCGATAGGGGTACTTTTGCCAGCACCTCCGTTGTGGCGGGATTTACCACATCCAGGAACTCCGTAGCCTCAGAAGCACACCATTCCCCATCAATATAATTCTGCAAAACGGCTGTCATTGGAATCACTCACTCTATACTCAGCAGGCAGGCTATGCCAGTGGCTACTCAAGGTTGCAAAGTAACCACCTGATTTTGATTAAACTTAATCGGAAATAAGGGGAATGGAACGAGAACAGGAACTTCCTTCGGAAATCGTCATCTAAGCAACTGCAATCCTCCGACGTGTGAACTGTAGCGATCGCCCGGCTTCTCGGCAAGCATTTTATCCAGAACATCTGCCAGCAGATCACTCACATCCGCATGGGAACGCCACTGCCACTCCAGCGAACGGTTCATCAGAGAACCGGGTTCTTTCCCTGTCAACAGGACGATCGCACTTACGGCCAGAGAGTAAAGATCACTGCAAGGGTAGCATTGCCCCATCCGAATTTGTTCTGGAGGAGAATAGCCAAATTTGCCCACGAAGGAAGCCTCACGTATGGGACTGGAGTTGCCCGACGTGAGATCCCAAATTTGCGATACTCGCTGGTTTACCAGTCCAAAATCGATCAATACAGGCTGTAATTGACCATCGGGCAGCATTATATTGTCCAGAGAAATATCCCGGTGAACAATTTCGTTCCTATGTAAATAGTCCAAAACTGGCAATAAGTCCTGGAGCCACTGGTTAAAGACTCTGCTTCATCTCAGGATATGAAAAAAATCGAATTCCTATAGACGATTGGCAGTAATGTAATGGGCTAAAGAAAGCTTATCCGAAAACTTCCTCAGTCTGGATTTGAGCTTTGTCCATTGGGGCTTTTCGGATAGGCTTTGAATACATACACAGGAATCCTTTTTCACAATCCAGATGGGTCACGATATTTGAGCATGCTGTTGGTTACCCTGCATAGCCGGACTGATGAATCAGGGTAGCTATAAAACGGGCAGCGGTTGTGGCAACGGGCGGTTGGATAGGATTGGTAGAGATCTGCCAGCCAGTTGCTCTCTGAGGAGATCGCCATAGAGCCAGATGATCGACCCCAGGCTCAGCATAAAACCCAGTCTTTCCTGCCCCTAAAATCGCTGAACTCCAGTGCGTAAAGTAATCATGGCTGACCCGATAGACTGGAAAACGGCCTGCTAATGGAACCCCCCAGCCATCTACAGCAATCAGCCCACAAATCTGACCGCCTGCCAGTTGCCAGCCCCAGGCAGCCCCTATGGCAGCAGCCACACCCGCACTAAATGCCACCATCAATAGAGGAAGGGAGTAGAGAGAATCCGGGGCGTTCCCAGAAAGTTGGTGCTTGAGGAAGGAAAGCAGATGGAATGAGGAATAGGCAGGATAGTGTTGCGCAGGAAAAACCAGGGGCAACTGCCCGGCGGGACAGTTGCCCATTTCGCTCCACAGCCCGGCTAGAAAGGACTCTGTCAAAGCGGGGTCATGCACTCCAGGACAAATAATCAGACGCACGATCAAAGCCCTCGCAACCAGGCATGCCGATTCCTGAGTTGATACCGTGCGCAACCTTTATAAGGAAGCTGCACACCAGATTAGTTGAGCGAATAGATCTGTCCATCAATCAGCAACCGGGTGATTCCCTTTGCTTGCAGGTGGGTCGAGGTTTTTTGCAAAACTCTACCATCTGGCAACTTAATCACCCGCTGAGTGCGGGGATTAGAGTAGCGCTTGGCGACCCGGTGATTATCAAACACAGGTAGCGTTTTCTCCTGAATTTCGGCTTCAGGAATTTGCCCCAGATCGCCAAACTCTTTCAAAGGACGGGCAATCAGCTCGGCAGAGCGATCAACAACCAGATAGCAGGTCTTGGGCAGCGTTGCCTCTGCCAGCGGCAGTACCTGAACCAGAGCTTTGCCTGCACCTACCAGAAGCGGGCCTTCCTCTAAACGGCTGTCCAGATCATCGTCAAAGTCTTCATCCAGATCATCGTCCAGATCGTCCTCCTCCAGGTCATCTTCCTCATCCTGGTCCAGCAGTTCCTCGCCCAGCATTTCCTGTAAGACAATGGCTTCAACAGCAAACTCATCGTCTACAGGGCCAGCCAGCCCTTCAGGGGCAGTCAGGATTTCATCCGGCATGGCAGCGGTTGACTGACTTTCTGTAACGGCTGACTTTTCTGCAACAACCCTAGATTTAGCTAATTTAGGAGGTTCAGGTTTGACAGACTCAGGTTGAGGCAATACAGGCGGTTCAACTGGAGCCGACGATCGCCTGCGCGATCGCCGCCCATTTGATCCAGGGGCTGGCTCTGCTGCTGGCGGAATAGTAACCACTTCTAACTGCTCAATCACTGGCTGAGGTGAACTCGCTTCAACACCCGCCTCAACAGGTTCAGCCTCGCTCAGACGCCCACTCCGCTTTTGCTGAATCAACGCCTCATATTCTTTCTCAGAGATATTACTTTTAAGAATACGGCTAATAGTACTCGTACTCACCCCATACCGACTGGCAATTGTGGAGCTAGTTTCAGGGGTTTGCCGATAGAGTTGGAGAATCGTTTGCTTGTCAGACTCAGAAAGCTTGCGAGAGGTCATGCTGTCAGTTGTTAGGAATAGTGCCGCACCTGTCTCAATTCTATTCTGAGAAAGGCACCTGCGTGTGAAACACAACAACTTAAAAGACACAACTCAGGATGCCCGGCGGCGTCCGCCAGCACGACTGCGAGAGCGGCTTGAAACATCGTATTCCAGTGCCGCTCCAATGCCAAACAGCACACCGCTGAAAACCCAAAACACCTCCAATAACCCCCCACTCTGGTAATCCGCCAGGCGATTAGTCGCGTACTTAAACCAGATATCGGCGATGTAGAGGGAAAAAGCGGCTGCCGCAATCATCCGCCAGGACTGAGCAAACCGCCCTCCCCAAAATGCCAGCAACAGGGTTGTGGCAATAATCAACAGCAAAATATCGCTGATCACATAGAACCAGTCCAGAACAGATTTCATTGGCGACAGGAGTTGATCCAGAGACTTTGCCCACGCCGGGACATTTGGATTCTCCTCGGCCACAACTGCTGGAACTTTCTCTCCTGGGGTTGAGGGCATGGTTTCAGTGACGGCGGGCGCAGGTGTGGGTGCAGGCTTAGGACTTGCCAGCGGAGAAGCTTTAGGGATGGTTTTAGGAGGGGCGGGTGCCGTTTGAGCGATCGCGGGCTGGCTCAACCATAGTTGAGCACCCGTGTCGGGAGCAGGGGCCGAAACCAGATAAGCCACAATCATACCCAAAAGCCCAATCACTCCCACAATCCCCCATTGCCAGATTTCCAGGTTAAGCCGTCGGGAAATGACTGCCAGCCCCATACCAATAATCAGAAAGATATAGGTCAGGACGAAGAAAAAGTCCCCCGGCGACACATCTGGCTCAATCCCCAGCCCCAGTTCCCAATAGGAAAACAGCAGGTTGCCCACAAAATAGGACAGCATACCTAAGCCAATAAATAACCAGACGGTTCGTCCACTGACAATCTGAGGGCTGCGCCAGTTTCTAAAACAAAGGATGGCAGCAGATATAAAAGCAACGGTTTCAAAAATCGAAGTTCCTACTGAATACCAGTAGGGGCGCTCCTGCCCTGGGGCTGTTATGCTGAAAAGCAGAAAAAACAATAATGCCAGAACTGCCCAGGCGATCCCTGCAAGGACAATTGTCTGAACTGAAAGTGTCGATTTAGAAGCAGATGACTTGTTCAAGGAACTGCCTACCAGAAATTCAATGAAGGGACGGAAAGCGTGGAAAAGAGAAACAGTATCTGTCAGGGTTACCCCTTAAAAGCCTATCTGAAAAGCCCCGACTGTCAAAGCCCAAACCCAGACTGAGGAAGTCTTCGGATCGGCTTTTAACAAGAGTCGAATCTTAGTCGAAAGTGAGGCTGATGGAACAGAACGTGAACATTTCTTTAAGCTAACGCCAGAGTTTTCCCAGGGGAGACTGGTTTAACCAGGCTTGAAACTGGGCGCGATCGTTCCCCGACAGATCCTGCAACGTGTCCACCGCCCGCTCAACAAACGTGGTGTTTCCAAAATACGCTTTGCCCAGGCGGTGCAGCTCTTGTAGCAAAGTGTTAAGATGGTGCTCCTGCCAGGGGGGAATATGAGCTGCATTCAATGGATCCATTGTCAGCAAATGTTTGATGGCATCGGGGCTTTCTGCCTGGGGGAAATGCCACTGTTTGAACACCTCCGCAATATCTTTTTGAAAGAGTCCTGCCTGTCTGCCGCCCAGTAAATCTTCGATATCGATATAAACTGCCTGCAACATCAACAAACAGGCTTTAACATAGGTTGGAGCCTGGGTTGCTCCTCCAGTTGTATTCTCCCCTTCACCCGCAAGGTGTTCCAGGCGAATCTTACCCCATACACTGTATCGCTCCGGTTCTTCCAGGAGAACACAGGCTTTTCCCTGATTATC is from Leptothermofonsia sichuanensis E412 and encodes:
- a CDS encoding QcrA and Rieske domain-containing protein codes for the protein MDRRTFVTWVGMGWLASCLPVALAACSSTTEDGFHIVGSAADLDQKGQLTYRRFGAETVVVVRDPNQSETLFAVTPKCTHQGCDLQWQSDQKAFVCPCHGARFNADGKVAKGPAGEALKTHPVRIQDDSVQVKV
- the psbD gene encoding photosystem II D2 protein (photosystem q(a) protein) — its product is MITAVGRAPADRGWFDVLDDWLKRDRFVFIGWSGLLLFPCAYLALGGWLTGTTFVTSWYTHGLASSYLEGCNFLTVAVSTPADSFGHSLLFLWGPEAQGDFTRWCQIGGLWTFVALHGAFGLIGFCLRQIEIARLVGIRPYNAIAFTGPIAVFVSVFLMYPLGQSSWFFAPSFGVAGIFRFILFVQGFHNFTLNPFHMMGVAGILGGALLCAIHGATVENTLFQDSEQANTFRAFEPTQSEETYSMVTANRFWSQIFGIAFSNKRWLHFFMLFVPVTGLWMASVGIVGLALNLRAYDFVSQELRAAEDPEFETFYTKNILLNEGIRAWMAPQDQPHEKFIFPEEVLPRGNAL
- the nblB gene encoding phycobilisome degradation protein NblB, with product MSITPESVKELLNSQDFGDRLRAVNQIRQLPPEDGFQLIQMAARDSNPRVRYAAVSQLSALGHQDLAQTTALLRGRLSDSEPDVQAAAADAMAALKLKDAFDDLQTLYTSTSEWLVQFSIIAALGELGDIRAFPLLEEALNSGNELLQTAAIGSLGELGDERAVRLLTPLATNPDWQIRYRVTQALCRLGGPDSRPALEVLAQDEMAQIAQEARNCLS
- a CDS encoding CBS domain-containing protein, coding for MPKTVGDVMTRDPITVNPDTPLTDVIRTLAERRISGLPVVDADGKLVGVISETDLMWRESGVTPPAYIMLLDSVIYLENPARYERDLHKALGETVGEVMTRNPTTITPNQSLQEAARLMHEGGVHRLPVLDSTRHVVGILTRGDIVRAMASEQST
- a CDS encoding CoA-acylating methylmalonate-semialdehyde dehydrogenase, whose product is MTAVLQNYIDGEWCASEATEFLDVVNPATTEVLAKVPLSTAGEVDRAAQAAAQAFVNWRRTPAGDRIQYLFKLKVLLENHLEDLARTITQECGKTLAESRGEVRRAIENVEVACGMPTLIQGYNSEDIARGIDEFMIRQPVGVAAAICPFNFPGMIPFWFMPYAIACGNTYIIKPSEKVPLTLQTIMHLLEQTGLPKGVVNLVNGTTEAVDAILEHPLIRAISFVGSTPVARYIYSRAAANGKRAQCQGGAKNPVIVLPDADIAMTTRIMADSAFGCAGQRCLAASVAITVGEARQTFTEAIADTARSRIVGYGLEAGVQMGPVITAQSRSRIEALIQQGVEEGAKVLVDGRQPQIAGYENGYFVRPTILQDIDPTGKIAQTEIFGPVLSLIHLDTLEAAIALINQGHYGNMACLFTSSGAAARQFRYEAEAGNIGINIGVAAPMAFFPFSGWKDSFFGDLHGQGQQAVEFFTQTKVVVERWQEWTRKF
- a CDS encoding helix-turn-helix domain-containing protein, coding for MTSRKLSESDKQTILQLYRQTPETSSTIASRYGVSTSTISRILKSNISEKEYEALIQQKRSGRLSEAEPVEAGVEASSPQPVIEQLEVVTIPPAAEPAPGSNGRRSRRRSSAPVEPPVLPQPESVKPEPPKLAKSRVVAEKSAVTESQSTAAMPDEILTAPEGLAGPVDDEFAVEAIVLQEMLGEELLDQDEEDDLEEDDLDDDLDEDFDDDLDSRLEEGPLLVGAGKALVQVLPLAEATLPKTCYLVVDRSAELIARPLKEFGDLGQIPEAEIQEKTLPVFDNHRVAKRYSNPRTQRVIKLPDGRVLQKTSTHLQAKGITRLLIDGQIYSLN
- a CDS encoding Npun_F0813 family protein, with protein sequence MFILKRQDVEISSVQHPKKDQQIPILTYQGQTFRLISVFNASQEEEAKAFWRDLTDNQGKACVLLEEPERYSVWGKIRLEHLAGEGENTTGGATQAPTYVKACLLMLQAVYIDIEDLLGGRQAGLFQKDIAEVFKQWHFPQAESPDAIKHLLTMDPLNAAHIPPWQEHHLNTLLQELHRLGKAYFGNTTFVERAVDTLQDLSGNDRAQFQAWLNQSPLGKLWR